TGCAAATAATAGGATTGTCTGCAACAATTAAAAATCAGCGTGAAATAGCAGATGACTTCAAAATGAAACTGGTTGAATATGATAGGCGTCCTGTACCGCTTGAGAGGCACCTTATCTTCGCAAGATCTGAGTATGATAAGGAGGATCTCATGTCAAAACTTGCAAGACAGGAATACAAGAATATATCTGCAAAGGGGTTTAAGGGTCAGACCATTATATTCACAAATTCCCGGAGAAAAACACATTCAATATCAGATTATCTGGTAAAAAGAGGTGTTAAAGCGGCAGCATATCATGCAGGATTATCTTATGCCAAGAAAAATAGAATTGAAAAGGATTTTTTGAAGCAAGAAATGTCAACTGTGGTGACAACGGCTGCACTTGCTGCAGGGGTTGATTTCCCAGCATCTCAGGTTATATTTGAAACATTAACCATGGGAAATAAATGGTTAACACCCAATGAGTTTTCACAGATGCTCGGTAGAGCAGGTAGGCCATCTTATCACGACTTGGGTAAAGTTTATCTGATCCCTGAGATAGGATTGAAGTATGATGATGAAACAGAGGATATGCGTGCAGTTGCACTATTAGAAAGTGATGTTGAACCTATAAATGTCCACCACACAGAAGATGCGGTTGTGGAACAAGTTCTTTCTGATCTATGTTCTGGAACTGCAAGAAACATTAACACTCTCAAAATATCGTACAAAAATGAGGATATTCCAATGGATATAGATCAGACTTGTAATCTGTTATTGGAATATGGATTGGCAGTGGAAAAAAAGGGCAGTATACTACCAACTAAATATGGACGTGCAGTTTCAATGTCCTTTTTGAATTACAACGATGCAGATTATATCAAAAAAAGCATAACATCTGCAAAGCCTACTAGGCCACTCGATATTGCAATGGGTTTACAACCGTTTGAAAATGCTTATTTATCTTCACGTGTTAGCCAAAAACTTGCACAGGCATTAAAAGCAAATATATCTTCAAGGTTATTTGCAGACTCAACACTGGATATACTGAGTTCGGGAGATGCAATTTCAAAGCTTGAACCTAAATTTCAGGAATTATTAATCAATTTACAAATGGAATTTATGGCTTGCAGATGCAAGGACAGGCCTTTTTGCAACTGTTTCCAGGAAGAACTGTCAACGAAGATGTTGAAGTATAGAATGTTGAAGTATGATCCTGCAGATATCAGTAAAAAACTTTTAAAAGATTATGGAATACATGCATATGCTGGTGATATATTCTCATGGTTGGATTCAGTAATAAGAGCTCTTGAGTCGGTTAGAAGAATTTCAAATTCTTTTAATAAGGTTAAATTGGTTAATGAATGTAATCAACTGATTAAAAAGATAGAAAATTAATTTAATTATGGGGAATACTTTTATTCATCTCCCACAATTTCTTCTATATCATGGATTACATCCACTATTGCAGTTTCAAGCATTGATTCACCTAGATTCATATCAACACATACACCTAAATTTTCAACCTCTCGGGCACATTTATCAATACCACTATCTATTTTTCTAGCTTCTTCTAGGCCAACCATTCCCACTTCAGGATATTTATCGAATTCACAGTGTTCATCAAGTTTTGATGCATCTAAAAATCCTAGAAGGGCTGCAATAGAAATTTCACCAGTTCCTGCATGCGGACCTTCAATTTCAACGATCTTATTATTGAAAACAATTTTAAGCTCTGATTTTTCTTGAATAGTTTCAATAAATTCTTTAACTGGATTGTTACCTCCATGACCATTTACAAGAACAACCCAATCAAGATCAAGACATTTTTTTGCGGATTTAAGTGTTGGTATAAGTTGTTTTTCCACCAATACCTCGGGTTCTAAATGCTTTCCATGATCAATGAATGGATATTCTGTGGCAGCGTATAGAACACCTAGGAACTTAGCACCTGTGATTAATGAAGCCTGGAGTGCAATATAAGAGGCTATTTTGGAGTCTGTATCGATGGGAAGGGCAGCGCCATGATTTTCAAGATGAGATCCTATTGCAAGAATCCCAACCCTGTGAACATATGGGGATTTTACATTTCCTGATTCGTATCTTAGTTCTGCTATTTTAACACCTCAAATTTTTTTTATTCAAATCATGTACACGATTATGGAAAATCTGGGTTTTATATTGTTAAATCCCATATTTCATCTCCTATATGATGTATACTTTTCACTGCTTTGCCAGAGGTATTTTCAACCATTTCAGGACCAGATATAAGACTTCTACCAGTTGCAAGAGGTTTTCCGTGTGTTTCTTCTATTATAATAACCAAGTCTCCTTCTTTTATATTTGGATCAGCATCTGTAATTCCGGGAGACATAATATCTGCTCCCTTAACAACAAATTTAACAGCTCCCATATCCACCACAACGTACCTTGACTTGATATCCAGTTCCAAAGCACCCTTGAGTGTTGGGAAAGGTTCTCCATCTATCATCATGATCATGGGATTACCATCTATCAATATGATGTCATCCATATCTGTTTCAATGATCTCAACTTTGCTTTTGGGTTTTAATATGGTTGAATACTCCCCAAGCGTTATTTTTACTTCTTTAAGCATTTTCTTTTTAAGATGGTATCTTTTCCTTATCTTCAATTTACAACACACCTTACTCTAGGTAATCTTTTTTAATCTTTAATTTAAACATTAATAGCAATATTAATATTATATTATTTAAAAACGGATACATTTAAATATAAACTGAACCAACAATGAAGTTATAGGAAAGGTGATATTGTGACTGTACAGAAGAATTTGAATACTTCAAGACCCTTAGATGTATTGGGTAAATCATTAAACTCCCAAGTATTGATAGAACTCAAAGGTGGAAGAGAGTTCAGGGGACTTTTAAAAAGTTTTGACATGCATATGAATTTAGTATTGAACGAAGCCGAAGAATTAGAAGGCGGAGAGACATCAAAAAGGTTAGGAATCGTCCTCATAAGAGGGGACAATATAGTTTATATATCTCCAGTATAGAATAACTAATCCTACTACAACTCGACTGAAATATTTTTAAAGATCACGGAGGATACAGATAATGAAAGGAACACCATCATTTGGTAAGCGTAACAAAAAAACCCATATTAGATGCAGGCGTTGTGGTAAAAACTCGTACAACGCACGTAAAAAATACTGCGCAGCATGTGGATTCGGAAGATCTGCTAAGATCAGAACTTACAACTGGCAGAATAAGAAGCTTAACGGTTTAAGGTTGACGTAAATGGATGCGATAAATCCCATTGATGTTAGGATAATTGTGGAAGGTGCTTCAGATGTGGAGATAGTTTCCAGGGCAATGCAGAACATAGCCCTTGGTGCTGAATACCATATCACCATTTCATCCATAATTCCAACAACCAACCCTGAAATAGCAAAAAAGGCAGTTCAGGGTGCGGATATTGTATTAATTGCTACTGATGTTGATGCACCAGGAAGGGAATTAGCAGAAAAGTTCAAAAAATGTCTCAAAGATCAAGTTGGACATGTTGAACGTATGAAATTTCCCTTTGGTCATGATGTGGAGTACATGGATCCTTCAATCATAAGGAAGGAGATAAAAAATGCCATCATCAGGACAGGTCTCACATCAATTGCTAATATACATAAATTCAGAGAACTTGAGGATCTATTAGTAGAATCAAGGGAGAATTTAGTAGAATTAACTAAGGAAAAAAAGGATCTGGAAATTGAAAACCAGAATCTAGGCTCCTTAAATAAAGAATTATCAGATTCAAATGAAAAGCTGGCTGATAAACTTAACATAGTTCAAGATGATTTAAGAAATGCCAAAAATAGGCATGCTGATATTAAAAACAAATATCAGTTCATAAAGTCCAAACAGCTATTTGAAAGATTTTCACTTAGTGAACTTTGGAAAGAATCGTTTGATGAGGAACTTAATGATAAAGAACAAATTTATTTTATTTCTAATGAATTTAAACCTGAAAATATAATTATAGGTCAAGATTACATAGCAGCCGCTACTAAAGAGGATGCTAAAGAATGGTTAAAGATAATAAGGGCGGTTCTAATTTTTTACGATTCTAAGATCGAAGATCTTAAAGAAGAATTCACAGATGAAAAATTTAATCCAAACTTGCTAAAGGAATAATTAAATATTAACGAAATGTCTATAAATCTGATTTTCAGCTTAAAAATATTTATAAATGATTTATTAAGATATCTTAGAAATTATTATCTTATAATATCAGGGAGATTTTCAATTGAGGGATAAATGTGGTATTGTAGGGGTATATTCTTGTAAACCGTCTGTTAATGTTTCACGCCAGATATATTATGGACTTTATGCTTTGCAGCATAGAGGACAAGAATCAGCAGGCATATCTACTTATAATGGCGAGGAAATATCCACATTTCGTGGAATGGGCTTGGTATGTGATGTTTTCAACAATGGAAACATGGAAGGAATAGACGGTCATGTTGGTATAGGACATGTTAGATATTCAACTACGGGCAAATCAAAAATAGAAAATTCTCAACCATTTTTCACTGAATTTGATTCAGGAACAATTGCAATTGCCCACAATGGGGATATAATCAATTCAATGAAACTGAAAGGTGAATTGGAAAAATTGGGATATGCTTTTGAATCATCAACAGATTCTGAAGTAATATGTCATCTCTTAACAGAGGAATATTCTAAAACTTCTGAAATGGTTGAGGCGATAAGAAACGTTACAAAAATTCTTATTGGTTCTTATTCTCTTGTAATACTTGTAAATAATGATCTGTTTGTTGTTAGAGATCCAAGCGGGATAAAACCTCTTTCCATGGGTAAGATAGAAGATTTAACTTTGGTTGCTTCAGAAACTGTTGCTTTTGATGTTGTAGGGGCCAAATATGTTCGTGATATTGAACCTGGTGAAATACTTCATATTGGTGAAGAATTAAAAAGTTATAAGTTGCCTGATGATCAGAAACCTCGAAGGGCGCACTGTATGTTTGAATATGTTTATTTTGCACGTCCTGACAGCATATTGGACGGAAGATCTGTTTATAACGTTAGATTAAATATTGGAAAGGCACTTTCACATGAGTTCCCTGCTGATGCAGATGTTGTAATGCCTGTACCTGACTCTGCAATAACTGCTGCAATTGGTTACTCTCGAGAATCAGGACTTGGTTACGGTGAAGGACTTATTAAAAACCGTTATGTTGGAAGAACATTTATCATGCCGACTCAGGAAGAACGTGAAACTTCTGTTAGACTTAAAATGAATCCTATAAAGTCTGAACTTGAAGGTAAAAGTATAGTACTCGTTGATGATAGTATAGTTAGGGGAACAACCTCAAAATCCCTTGTTAAAGTGTTAAGAGAAGCGGGTGCTAAAGAAATACATCTGCGTGTGGGTTGTCCTCCAATTATGTATCCATGTTATTATGGAATAGCAATGGCAACAAAAAAAGAGCTCATAGCTTCTGATAAAGAAGTTGAAGAGATAAGAAAAATATTAGGTGTTGATTCATTAGGTTATCTCAGTTTGGAGTCTCTTATTGAGTGTATTGGGATAGAAAATGGCAACTTATGTGTCGGATGTCTTAATGGAGAATATCCAACTTCTCTACCTGAGGAT
This sequence is a window from Methanobacterium sp. SMA-27. Protein-coding genes within it:
- a CDS encoding DUF5814 domain-containing protein; the protein is MIILRKNKKILEMFPIGSAKGAINTRRQPLFYGYLKLKRTGDKVRPYKFIVKKDSENETLLPPSEAIKILRKQNVYIIGEDPETEEMLDSLDIPFKRTLMCRHCTFEGFITLIRRDSSYHYHNEYICRKCAEEEIKREMKSRSFDMSTFKNFKRILDETGDLKLVLTMFDPRFNPVKNPNLTLYDRISTGDNKDIPKVNMDDLKIPTELKKILKGHGKYLLPVQALTLDNGLLEGENLLVVSATASGKTLIGELAGVPKAMNGEKFIFLTPLVALANQKYRDFKKKYKKLGLKVSIRVGMSRINAKEELSIHDERVNDAEIVVGTYEGLDFLLRSGKSSELGKLGTVVVDEIHMLDDEERGPRLKGLIKRLQTLFPDLQIIGLSATIKNQREIADDFKMKLVEYDRRPVPLERHLIFARSEYDKEDLMSKLARQEYKNISAKGFKGQTIIFTNSRRKTHSISDYLVKRGVKAAAYHAGLSYAKKNRIEKDFLKQEMSTVVTTAALAAGVDFPASQVIFETLTMGNKWLTPNEFSQMLGRAGRPSYHDLGKVYLIPEIGLKYDDETEDMRAVALLESDVEPINVHHTEDAVVEQVLSDLCSGTARNINTLKISYKNEDIPMDIDQTCNLLLEYGLAVEKKGSILPTKYGRAVSMSFLNYNDADYIKKSITSAKPTRPLDIAMGLQPFENAYLSSRVSQKLAQALKANISSRLFADSTLDILSSGDAISKLEPKFQELLINLQMEFMACRCKDRPFCNCFQEELSTKMLKYRMLKYDPADISKKLLKDYGIHAYAGDIFSWLDSVIRALESVRRISNSFNKVKLVNECNQLIKKIEN
- the arfB gene encoding 2-amino-5-formylamino-6-ribosylaminopyrimidin-4(3H)-one 5'-monophosphate deformylase, which codes for MAELRYESGNVKSPYVHRVGILAIGSHLENHGAALPIDTDSKIASYIALQASLITGAKFLGVLYAATEYPFIDHGKHLEPEVLVEKQLIPTLKSAKKCLDLDWVVLVNGHGGNNPVKEFIETIQEKSELKIVFNNKIVEIEGPHAGTGEISIAALLGFLDASKLDEHCEFDKYPEVGMVGLEEARKIDSGIDKCAREVENLGVCVDMNLGESMLETAIVDVIHDIEEIVGDE
- a CDS encoding DUF1947 domain-containing protein: MKIRKRYHLKKKMLKEVKITLGEYSTILKPKSKVEIIETDMDDIILIDGNPMIMMIDGEPFPTLKGALELDIKSRYVVVDMGAVKFVVKGADIMSPGITDADPNIKEGDLVIIIEETHGKPLATGRSLISGPEMVENTSGKAVKSIHHIGDEIWDLTI
- a CDS encoding LSm family protein, producing MTVQKNLNTSRPLDVLGKSLNSQVLIELKGGREFRGLLKSFDMHMNLVLNEAEELEGGETSKRLGIVLIRGDNIVYISPV
- a CDS encoding 50S ribosomal protein L37e, coding for MKGTPSFGKRNKKTHIRCRRCGKNSYNARKKYCAACGFGRSAKIRTYNWQNKKLNGLRLT
- a CDS encoding toprim domain-containing protein — translated: MDAINPIDVRIIVEGASDVEIVSRAMQNIALGAEYHITISSIIPTTNPEIAKKAVQGADIVLIATDVDAPGRELAEKFKKCLKDQVGHVERMKFPFGHDVEYMDPSIIRKEIKNAIIRTGLTSIANIHKFRELEDLLVESRENLVELTKEKKDLEIENQNLGSLNKELSDSNEKLADKLNIVQDDLRNAKNRHADIKNKYQFIKSKQLFERFSLSELWKESFDEELNDKEQIYFISNEFKPENIIIGQDYIAAATKEDAKEWLKIIRAVLIFYDSKIEDLKEEFTDEKFNPNLLKE
- the purF gene encoding amidophosphoribosyltransferase, producing the protein MRDKCGIVGVYSCKPSVNVSRQIYYGLYALQHRGQESAGISTYNGEEISTFRGMGLVCDVFNNGNMEGIDGHVGIGHVRYSTTGKSKIENSQPFFTEFDSGTIAIAHNGDIINSMKLKGELEKLGYAFESSTDSEVICHLLTEEYSKTSEMVEAIRNVTKILIGSYSLVILVNNDLFVVRDPSGIKPLSMGKIEDLTLVASETVAFDVVGAKYVRDIEPGEILHIGEELKSYKLPDDQKPRRAHCMFEYVYFARPDSILDGRSVYNVRLNIGKALSHEFPADADVVMPVPDSAITAAIGYSRESGLGYGEGLIKNRYVGRTFIMPTQEERETSVRLKMNPIKSELEGKSIVLVDDSIVRGTTSKSLVKVLREAGAKEIHLRVGCPPIMYPCYYGIAMATKKELIASDKEVEEIRKILGVDSLGYLSLESLIECIGIENGNLCVGCLNGEYPTSLPEDIAEYEANRC